The following are from one region of the Nerophis ophidion isolate RoL-2023_Sa linkage group LG20, RoL_Noph_v1.0, whole genome shotgun sequence genome:
- the LOC133538686 gene encoding ecto-ADP-ribosyltransferase 5-like — MSRCYARFVLTRIKRSFSGFSSETTLTEVDRLMMAVMMWLAAIMAYGASLGMTQDSGSGILLGMSEDAVDDMYDGCKKEMARKAEGYLPNEKNQDQNFKRAWCEAELYVKGKFQKTLHRNKKIPNSIGKEQITAIYVYTLDHPPIYLDFNAAVRSQRSEYKTTFKYHALHFFLTDAIQKLRSRQEEPGKCWTTFSRKKTLFRLRSRNTLIRFGGFMSTSMGGYPKPETYGDKTCFNVTTCFGADISLYSKFGDFEKEVLIPPYEIFKVTKVEKRTAKKTLPCEVVYTLKSTGTPLSNLNCSLVF; from the exons ATGTCTCGTTGCTATGCAAGGTTTGTACTCACACGTATAAAAAGAAGCTTTTCTGGTTTCTCCTCAGAGACTACATTGACTGAG GTCGACAGGTTGATGATGGCAGTGATGATGTGGTTGGCGGCTATCATGGCTTATGGAGCCTCTTTAGGAATGACACAG GATTCAGGCTCCGGGATTTTGCTCGGAATGTCCGAGGATGCTGTTGATGACATGTACGATGGCTGCAAAAAGGAGATGGCGCGCAAAGCGGAGGGGTATCTACCCAATGAAAAGAACCAAGACCAAAACTTCAAACGGGCCTGGTGTGAAGCTGAGCTGTACGTTAAGGGCAAATTTCAGAAGACATTGCATCGTAACAAAAAGATCCCAAACTCCATTGGGAAAGAACAAATCACGGCCATTTATGTTTATACTCTTGACCACCCGCCCATCTACTTGGATTTCAATGCTGCGGTGCGGAGCCAGAGATCCGAGTACAAGACCACGTTCAAATATCACGCTCTACACTTCTTCTTGACGGACGCCATCCAAAAACTCAGGTCACGACAAGAGGAACCGGGAAAATGTTGGACCACCTTTTCTCGGAAGAAAACTTTGTTCCGTCTAAGATCTCGCAACACACTGATCCGCTTCGGCGGTTTCATGTCTACCTCGATGGGAGGGTACCCTAAACCTGAAACATACGGAGACAAAACATGCTTTAACGTGACAACATGCTTCGGCGCAGATATTTCACTGTATTCGAAGTTTGGTGACTTTGAGAAAGAGGTCCTAATTCCTCCGTACGAGATTTTCAAGGTGACCAAGGTGGAGAAGCGCACTGCAAAGAAGACACTTCCATGTGAGGTGGTTTACACACTGAAAAGTACGGGAACACCACTTTCCAATTTGAATTGTTCTCTCGTTTTCTAA